The window GCCGGCGGACCACCCCTGCAGCACCACCCGGCGGGCGCCGCGGGCACGGGCGGCGCGGACCGCGGCGACGATGCGGTCTGCTGCCCCCGGGTCGAGCGACCGGAGCGGCAGGTCCGTGGTGTCGAGGACCTCGGACGTCGCGCCGAGGCCGCGCCAGACACCGACGCCGCGGAGGACCTGCCGCGGCCCGAGGGACTGGCCGTGCACGTGGACGACGTGGGTCGTGGCGGCCTCGGGCTCGGCGCCGGGCACGTCGGCCGGCCCGTCGTACCGCAGGGCGTCCCAGGCCCAGTCACCGGTCGCCACGGTTCCGGTGACGCGGCGGCGGATGGTGTCGCCGCTGGGCCCGGTCTCCGTGCTCGCGGCGACGATCGCGCCGACCGGGACGCGGGCGTCGTCGCGCTGCAGGTCGTACGTCCCCGGCAGGCGGGTGTCGCGTGTGGCGACGAGTTCGACCTCGGTCCCGGTGCTGCTCCGCACGGTGGCGGTCGCCGTGTAGGGGGCGGGGAAGAGCAGTCGTCGGGCGACGAAGGCGCCCAATCCGAGCGTCCCAACGGCGCCGACTGCCGTTCCGAGTGCGGTTCCGAGTGCGGTCGTGCGTCCGGCTGTCATGAGAGCTCCCTGAGTCGTGCGGTGGTGAGGGTCGCCGCAGCCGGGACGTCCTGCCCGGCCTCGCGTGCGCGGTCCTCGATCTCGACGGCCAGTCGGTGCAACCGACTGCGCCACTGGCGACGCTGCCAGGCGATCGTGAAGTAGAGCCCGGTGTTGCCCGAGGCCGCCTCGAGCCGCCGGAGCTCCGGCTCCAGGCTGCGGAACCGGTGCCGGGTGTCCCGCCAGTCGCGGAACTCCCGTGCCGCGTCCGGAAGCACGCCCCCGGCGGCGCCGACGGCGAGCAGCACCATGGACAGCAGGAACACCGGGGCGTACACGGTGGACAGCACCCGGACCGCTCCGTCGACACCGGCGACGTGGACGGCGTCGAGCGCGATCGCGATGACGGCGAGCAGGACCAGCCCGACGGCCCCGACGACGAACAGCCAGTACATCCGGCCGAGGCCGTCGCCGCTCCGGAACCCGCGCAGGACGGCGGCGGCGGAGCGGGCGATGACGACCGCGATGTACGTCATCTCGACCGCGGAGTACAGCGCGGTCGGCAGCTGGTTGCCGTAGACGGTCATGAACTGTGCCGTCGGCGTCGGTGCGTCGACCAGCGTGAAGAGCACGACGAGCGTGAGGAGCACGACCACGCAGACGACGATCCGGCTCACGCGCAGCAGCTTCGCGGAACGCGCGGCGGCCTCCACCGACTGCGCGAGCGCGAACATGCCGCACACCATGAGGCACCGTCCGACCAGGTCTGCGATGTTGGGCACGTGCGTGACGCCCGCGAGGAACGTGGTGACGTCCGGTTGGTTGATCGTCAGGCCGACGGCGACGAAGCCGCAGCAGGCCATGAGCCAGGTGACGCTCGCCGACTGGGTCCGCACCAGCAGCAGCCGGACGACGAGCACCGTCAGGATGACCCACACCGGGATCGATCCCCAGACGTGCAGCGTCACCGGAAGATCCCGGGCTCGCGGTCGTCCGGGTCGAGCAGACCGATCCGGAGCGCGAGCTCGTCGGCGACGAGTTCGACCGCCTGCTCGTGCGGGGTGTCCAGCGACCGCGTGAACGCCGTCCGGCCGGTGAGCAGCCCGGTGTAGGCCTGGTGGTCGCAGCCGGGGTCCGCGAGGAACACGTGGGCGAGTTCGTGGAGCACGCACGCCACGCGGGAACGCTCGGACAGGTCTGGACGGGTCTCGAGGAGTGCGTGGTCGGCGCGCTGGATGAACCGTGCGGAGAGGTCACCGGGCAGGTCGGCCGTCCGCAGCCGGATCGGCTTGCCGAGGGTCGACTCGGCGCGGGCGAGGAGGGCGGGCAGCGTCAGCCGCCGTGGGAGCCCGAGTCGCCGCACGCTCCGCCGGGCGACGGCTTGCCGACGCCGCGCGCCGAACCGCTCGCGCACGCCGGTCACGGCGCGGATCCCGACTCGTCGAGCCGCCGGAGGTGCTCGGTGAAGTCCCGGATCTCGTCGGCGGAGGCGAACTCGCCGAGGCGTCGGGTCGCGAAGGCGACGACCTCGCGCTTGCGCAGCTCGAGGACGAGTTCGAGCTGCGCCTGCACCCGCTCGGGCACGTCGGTGTTGCCCGCCGCGTCGGTCAGGTACTCCGCCGGGACACCGAAGTAGCCGGCGAGTGCTGCGAGCAGACGCTGGTCGCGGACGGCCGGGCCGTTGCCCCCGAGCATGTAGCCCCACCGCGGCCGGCTCATCGACGCACCCTGTGCCTCGATCTCAGCTGCGATCTCCTTGTAGGACGGTCGCTGCCCGGCATTCGCCTCGACGACGTCCATCAGCAACTGCAGCTTCCGGGAGAGTTCTCGCCGGTGTGCATCGTCGTCGTTGTACTCGATCATGTCTCCCCGCCCTGTACATCTGTCTCAGACATGATAAAACTGGACCAGCGCGACGGCCAGTGTGACCACTCTGCCAGGCTCGCGCCGGACCGGCAGGTCGGCATGTCGTGGGGGGATGCCGAACGAAACCGGTGCACGGACGAAACGGGAGGCCCGGTGCCAGCTGGCACCGGGCCTCCCGTCTCGTCCGCGCGGACGTCTCAGGCCGTGATCACGCCTGCACGTCGCCGCGCCAGCCCGTGTCGGTCGGAGCGGACTCGACGCGCTCCTTGTAGTTCTGCAGGTCCTTCTTGATGGCGTGACCACCGACGCCGACCGCAGCGCCGAGCTTCTCGAGGAAGCCGGACGGCTCCCAGTCGATCTGCGCAGTGACGCGCGTCTCGTTGTCGGACAGCTTGTGGAAGGTGACGACACCGGCGTGGTCGGTCTCGCCGTCCTTGACGGTCCAGGCCACCCGCTCGTCGGGGTGCTGCTCGGTGATGACGGCACGGAACTCGCGCTCCTGGCCGGCGACCTTCACGGTCCAATCGGTGGTCTTGTCGTCGACCTGGACGATCTTCTCGACCTCGTCGAGGAAGTGCGGGAACTCCTCGAAGCGGGTCCACTGACCGTACGCTGCGGAGACGGGGACGTTGACGTCGACGGTTTCGATGATCTGAGGCATGGTGTGGACGGTAGGCGGCTGCGCCTGTGCACCGTCCAGCGGGGTGTCCCCCGGGAAGGTCCGCTGCCGCTCGACCCGGCGCGGCTATGGTTGTGGGGATGACAGAGCACGGGAAGCACGCGTTCGACGTCCGTGACGAGCACGGGATCCTCGTGCGACCGGCGCTCGCCTCCGACGTCCCGCACATCCAGCGGCTCATCGCCCCCTACGTCGACCGACGCATCCTGCTCGGCAAGGAGAACGTCGCGCTCTACGGCTCGATCCAGCAGTTCCGGATCGCCGAAGGGCCAGACGGGATACCGATCGGCTGCGGCGCCCTCGCCGTCTTCTGGGACGACATCGCCGAGGTGCGCACGCTCGCCCTCGACGCCGACTGGATCCACAAGCGCGTCGGACACCGGATGCTCGAAGCGCTCGAGCACGACGCCCGGGAACTCGGCGTCGCACGGATCTTCTGCCTGACGTTCGAGGTCGACTTCTTCGCGAAGCACGGGTACCTCGAGATCGGTGAGCAGGTCGTCGAACCCGCGGTCTACGCCGAGCTGGTGCGGTCGTCGGACGAAGGGGTCGCGGAGTTCCTCGACCTCGCCCGGGTCAAGCCGAACACCCTCGGCAACACCCGCATGCTGAAGATCCTCTGACGCTTTCGCGCGGCACCCGGCGGGGGTCCCGCACCCGGCATCCGGGGTTGTCTACCCTGTGCGCATGTCGTCGTTGCGTCACCCCGTCGGGCCCGAGAAGCCGGTCGTGTACTGGCGCCGTCGTGCAGCCGTGCTCGGAGCGCTCGTGATCATCGTCGTGGTGGTCGTGCTCATCGTCGTCGGACGGGGGAGCGCGTCGACCCCGACGGCAGCGCCCACGTCCTCGCCGTCCGCCTCGGCCGGTGGTGCGTCGTCCGCTGCCCCGTCCCGCTCGGCGTCAGCATCTGCGGCGGCGTCTGGTTCCGGCGCTGCCGACGGGTCGACGTGCAGCAAGGACCAGGTCGTCCTCACGCCGGTGCTCGACAAGGAGGCGTACGGCCCTACCGAGGACCCGAAGATCGCCATGTCGATCAAGAACACCGGCACGAACTCGTGCCACCTCGACCTCGGGTCAGCGCAGCAGGTACTGACGATCAGCTCGGGCGAGGAGCAGTACTGGTCGTCGAAGGACTGCCAGACCGGCGGCACGAACCAGGACGTCACGATCAAGGCCGGCCAGACCCTGACCACGCCCGCGATCGCGTGGGACCGCACCCGGTCGTCCACCACGACGTGCGACGCGTCCCGTCCGGCGGTCTCGGGCGACGGGGCGAGCTACCACCTGCAGGTCGCGGTCGGGAACCTGAAGTCGAGGGCCTCGGTGCAGTTCATCCTGCAGTAGCTCTGGCGCCGCGTGGGCTGGCGGTCCCGGGGCGCGCGGCTCCGTGGCCGTTCGCACAACCAAAGTGTGACCGCGCCGCGCGTTGTGGTGGTTCGAGGTGCCTTTGGTTGTGCGACGGTGAAGAGCGCTCGGCGACCCCGGGGACAGCAAACGGCCCCGCCGTCCAGAGGACGACGGGGCCGTTCGAAGCTGATGTGATCAGCCGAGGACGGTGATGTTCTCCGCCTGCGGGCCCTTGCGGCCCTCGGTGATGTCGAACTCCACC of the Curtobacterium sp. TC1 genome contains:
- a CDS encoding SRPBCC family protein gives rise to the protein MPQIIETVDVNVPVSAAYGQWTRFEEFPHFLDEVEKIVQVDDKTTDWTVKVAGQEREFRAVITEQHPDERVAWTVKDGETDHAGVVTFHKLSDNETRVTAQIDWEPSGFLEKLGAAVGVGGHAIKKDLQNYKERVESAPTDTGWRGDVQA
- a CDS encoding amino-acid N-acetyltransferase codes for the protein MTEHGKHAFDVRDEHGILVRPALASDVPHIQRLIAPYVDRRILLGKENVALYGSIQQFRIAEGPDGIPIGCGALAVFWDDIAEVRTLALDADWIHKRVGHRMLEALEHDARELGVARIFCLTFEVDFFAKHGYLEIGEQVVEPAVYAELVRSSDEGVAEFLDLARVKPNTLGNTRMLKIL